Below is a window of Pseudomonas eucalypticola DNA.
TTGGGCGTGCCTTATCGCACCGTTGACCAGTGGTTCGCACGCGAAGCCAAACTCACTGCCGACGGCATCCGCAGCTATGAACGCAGCACCTATTACGCCGGGCGCTGGAAGCCGGAATTCGAACGCTGGGTGACCATGCTCGCGGGCCTCAATCAGGGCCCGGGGCACAACCTGGTGGCGTGGAACTCGGCGCTGATCTACGACATGATCTTCACCCAGCCAGTGGTCTATGAGTTCAAGGACCTGAAGATGCCGACCCTGCTGCTGATCGGCGACGCCGACACCACTGCCATCGGCAGCGACATCGCGCCCCCCGAGGTCAAGGCGCGCATCGGTCATTACAACGTGCTGGGCAAACAGGCCGCCCAGGTCATTCCCCACGCCACCCTGGTGGAATTCCCCGGCCTGGGCCACGCCCCGCAAATGGAACAACCCGAGCAATTCCACAAGGCCCTGCTGGCCTGGTTATCGAAGAACTGAACTCAAGGAGCAATGGTATGCGCATAGCCGTGATCGATGACTGGCAAGACGTCGCCAGTGACGTGGTGGACTGGGCCCCGCTGCGTGCGCTGGGCCAGGTCGATTTCCTGCCCGACTACCCCGCCGACAACGAAGCCCTGGTGGCACGCCTGCTGCCCTACGACGTGATCTGCGTGATGCGCGAGCGTACTCTTTTCGACGCCGAGCTTATCCGGGGGCTGTCCAACCTCAAGCTGCTGGCCACGGGCGGCATGCGCAACGCGGCCATCGACCTGGCCGCGGCCAACGCCCTGGGCGTGCAGGTGGTAGGCACCGAGAGCTACAAGCACGCCGCTCCGGAGTTGACCTGGGCGCTGATCATGGCCTCTACCCGCAACCTGCTGGCCGAGGCCGCGTCGCTGCAATCGGGCGGCTGGCAGATCGGCCTGGGCGGTGACCTGCACGGCAAGACCCTGGGCATCCTCGGCCTGGGCAGCATCGGTGAAAAAGTGGCGAAATTCGGCCAGGCGTTCGGCATGAAGGTCATCGCCTGGAGCGAGAACCTGACCGCCGAGCGCGCCAGCAGCGTCGGCGTGACCTGGGTCAGCAAGCAGGAGCTGTTTGCCCAGGCCGACGTGCTCAGCGTGCACCTGGTACTGAGCGAGCGCACTCGCGGGCTGGTGGACCGCGAAGCGCTGGGCTGGATGAAACCCCGTGCGCTGCTGGTGAACACCGCCCGCGGCCCGATCGTCGACGAGGACGCGCTGGTGGAGGCGCTCAAGGCCAACCGCCTGGGCGGCGCGGCGCTGGATGTGTTCAGTGTCGAGCCCCTGCCGGCCAATCACCCGTTCCGTACCCTGCCCAACGTTCTGGCCACCCCCCACGTGGGCTACGTCAGCGCCAACAACTATCGCGTGTTCTACGGCCAGATGATTGAAGACATCCTGGCCTGGCATGACGGCCAGCCCATTCGCCTACTGGCCTGACCACACCTGGGCTTCGGTCCAGCCCAGCTCGGCGAAGTCCTGGGCGCGCAAATGCGCTTCACCTTCGCAGAAGAATTCGTCGAGCTGGGGCGGTTTGATGTCGGTTTCCGCGAGCATGGCGTGTACCTGGCCACGGTGGTGGATCTGGTGTTCGAACAGGTGCGACAGCAGGCGCAAGCGGGTATCGCGCTGGGTACGATCGGGGCGCAGGATGGTCACGTAGCGGCCCAGACTGTCGTCCTTGAGCAACCGGCAGCAGGCAATCAGGCGATGGTCGGCCTGGGCCTGCTCGCGGTGCAGCGCCAGGCAAGTGTCAAACGGCTCTTCGGGGTCGAAGAAGCGCTGGCTGTCCAGCTCCGGCGGCTCGCCAGCCTGTTCGCACTCCAGCGCCTGCAGGTAGAACCAGTCCACTGTGAGGGTGTGGTTGAGCGTGGCCTTGATCGAGGGGAAAAAACTGCTGCGCGGTGCCAGGAACTCGTCCTGGCTCAGTTGCAGGCAGGCCTTGTACAGCCGGTGGTTGGCCCAGCCATTGTTGTAGGCCATGGTCAGCAGATGATGCGACAGGAGGTCGGCCATCACGGTGTCTTCAGCTGAAACGTTGCAATTGCATCTCCCGCAGCCGGCTCAGGGTACGCCGGAACGGGAACGACAGATACCCTTGAGTGTAGAGTCCCTCCAGCGCCACCCGTGCTTCGATGTACAACGGCACCCGGCGGTCGTAGCACTCGTCCACCAGGGCGATGAAGCGGCGCACGCCGTCGTCGTTGGCCGACAATTGCGGGAGTTCCCGATCCCCGGCCGCCACCCGTTCGGCGGCATCTTCGGTGCCACGGGCGATCTTCGCCGGCCGTTGCCGGGCACCCAGTTCCGGTACTTCACCCAGCAGAATCGCACTGAAGCGGTCGCACAGTTGCATGAAATCCATGGCCGCCCAGGGTTGCTCGCACACTTGCTCGTAGGTGCACCACAGGGTGTGCTCGCTGGCCCGCACCACGGGCAACTGCCGGTAGCCCACCGGGATAGGTTCGTCGCTGGCGGGCTGGTCGCCGCTCAACTGGACGAACGCCCCGGCCAGCGCCTCGGGTTCGTTGACCCAGTAGCGCTGCAGCGTGGTGCCTGGGTGCAGGCGGTGGTCCTGCTCGCCGTCCACCGCCAGTACCTGCATGTGCGCCTCGATGGCGGCGATGGCCGGCAGGAAGCGGTCGCGGTTGAAGCCGTCGGCATACAGCTGCGCCGGTGGCTGGTTGGAGGTCGCGACCACCGTCACCCCCGCGTCGAACAGCGCCGACATCAGGCCGCCCAGGATCAAGGCGTCGGCAATGTCGGTGACGAAGAACTCGTCGAAGCACAATACCCGGATCTCGCTGGCCAACTGGGCGGCCAGCGCCTGCAGCGGGTCACGTGTGCCGTTGAGCTGGAACAGATGCTGGTGCACCCACGCCATGAAATGGTGGAAATGCTGACGCCGGGCAGGCACGGTCAGGCAGCGGTGGAACAGGTCCATGAGCCAGGTCTTGCCCCGGCCAACCGGCCCCCACAGGTACAGGCCCTGGCAAGGCTCACCGGCTTGCAGGGCCTCGAAGCAGGCTTGCAGGGCCTGCACGGCGCGCTGCTGGGCAGGGTCGGGGGCGAAGTCGCGATCAGCGAGGGCGTGCTCGTAAGCGGCCTGGGGCGAGCGTGGGAATAGCATGTGACATCCTGTGCAATGGGCTCTGACACAGCGATTCTACGGCATCACCCACGCTCATGTGGGGCCGGGCGAAGCTCGGGAAGGCCGCGCTGCGGGTGTGCCTGATGTACCGCGCCGCCCGCTTCCCGAGCTGGCGCCCGGTCCCACAGGGCACCACCGCGCTGGCGAAACCCACCCTGTGGGACCGGGCGAAGCTCGGGAAGGCCGCGCTGCGGTGTGCCTGATGTCCCGCGGCGCCTGCTTCCCGAGCTGGCGCCCGGTCCCACAGGGAACCACCGCGATGGCGAAACCCACCCTGTGGGACCGGGCGAAGCTCGGGAAGACCGCCCTGCGGTGTGCCTGATGTCCCGCGGCGCCTGCTTCCCGAGCTGGCGCCCGGTCCCACAGGGCACCACCGCGCTGGCGAAACCCACCCTGTGGGACCGGGCGAAGCTCGGGAAGGCCGCGCTGCGGTGTGCTTGATGTCCCGCGGCGCCTGCTCCCCGAGCTGGCGCCCGGTCCCACAGGGCACCACCGCGATGGCGAAACTCACCCTGTGGGACCGGGCGAAGCTCGGGAAGACCGCCCTGCGGTGTGCCTGATGTCCCGCGGCGCCTGCTTCCCGAGCTGGCGCCCGGTCCCACCGGGCACCACCGCGCTGGCGAAACTTACCCCGTGGGACCGAGCGAAGCTCGGGAAGGCCGCCCTGCGGTGTGCCTGATGTACCGCGCCGCCTGCTTCCCGAGCTGGCGCCCGGTCCCACAAGGTGAACCACCGCGATGGCGAAACTCACCCTGTGGGACCGGGCGAAGCTCGGGAAGGCCACCCTGCGGTGCGCCTGATGTACCGCGCCGCCTGCTTCCCGAGCTGGCGCCCGGTCCCACCGGGCACCACCGCGCTGGCGAAACCCACCCTGTGGGACCGAGCGAAGCTCGGGAAGGCCGCGCTGCGGTGTGCCTGATGTACCGCGCCGCCTGCTTCCCGAGCTGGCGCCCGGTCCCACCGGGCACCACCGCGCTGGCGAAACTTACCCCGTGGGACCGGGCGAAGCTCGGGAAGACCGCCCTGCGGTGTGCCTGATGTCCCGCGCCGCCTGCTTCCCGAGCTGGCGCCCGGTCCCACAAGGTGAACCACCGCGATGGCGAAACTTACCCTGTGGGACCGGGCGAAGCTCGGGAAGGCCGCCCTGCGGTGTGCCTGATGTACCGCGCCGCCTGCTTCCCGAGCTGGCGCCCGGTCCCACAAGGTGAACCACCGCGATGGCGAAACTTACCCTGTGGGACCGGGCGAAGCTCGGGAAGGCCGCCCTGCGGTGTGCCTGATGTCTCGCGGCGCCTGCTTCCCGAGCTGGCGCCCGGTCCCACAGGGCACCACCGCGATGGCGAAACTTACCCTGTGGGACCGGGCGAAGCTCGGGAAGGCCACCCTGCGGTGTGCCTGATGTCCCGCGGCGCCTGCTCCCCGAGCTGGCGCCCGGTCCCACAGGGCACCACCGCGATGGCGAAACTTACCCTGTGGGGCCGGGCGAAGCTCGGGAAGGCCGCCCTGCGGTGTGCCTGATGTACCGCGGCGCCTGCTTCCCGAGCTGGCGCCCGGTCCCACAGGGCACCACCGCGATGGCGAAACTTACCCTGTGGGACCGGGCGAAGCTCGGGAAGGCCGCCCTGCGGTGTGCCTGATGTCCCGCGCCGCCTGCTTCCCGAGCTGGCGCCCGGTCCCACAGGGAACCACCGCGATGGCGAAACTTACCCTGTGGGACCGGGCGAAGCTCGGGAAGGCCGCCCTGCGGTGTGCCGTATCAGTGCGAAGGTTGCTGCAAGCCCACACGCAGCAATTGCCCATCATCGGCGTCGGTAAGTACGTACAGGTAGCCATCGGGGCCCTGGCGCACGTCACGGATTCTCGATTTCAACTCCCCCAGCAGGCGTTCCTCGTGGTTGACCTTGTCGCCCTCGAACGTCAGGCGAATCAGTGCCTGGTCGCTCAAGGCGCCAATGAACAGATCGTGCTGCCACGCCTTGAAACGGTCCGCGTCGTAGAACGCCATGCCGCTGATGGCCGGCGACTTGGGCCAGAAGAACACCGGGTCCTTGACGCCCGCCAGGGAGGTGCCCTTGGCTTCGGCGATCGGTACGCCGCTGTAGTCGATGCCGTGGGTCGCACGTGGCCAGCCGTAATTCTGGCCACGCTCGATGACGTTGATCTCGTCACCACCCCGTGGCCCATGTTCATGGGTCCACAGGGTGCCGGTCCAGGGGTTCAGGGCCGCACCTTGCTGGTTGCGGTGGCCATAGGACCAGATCTCGGGCCGAGCGCCCTTCTGCCCCACGAAGGGGTTGTCGTCGGGCACGCGCCCGTCGGGGAAGAGGCGCACCACCTTGCCCTGCAGCTTGCTCAGATCCTGGGCAGTAGGCCGCCGGTTGTTCTCGCCCAAGGCGATGAACAGGTAGCCGTCCCGGTCGAATACCAACCGTGAACCAAAGTGTTCGCCGGTGGACAGCTTGGGTTGCTGGCGGAAGATCACGGTGAAGTTGTCCAGGTGCGTCAGGTCGTCGGACAGGCGCCCGCGCCCCACGGCCGTGCCCGCCTTGCCGTCGGGGCCGGCTTCGGCGAAGGACAAGTACACCAGGCGGTCTTCGCGGAACTGCGGCGACAGCGCCACGTCCAGCAGGCCGCCCTGGCCATGGGCCCACACCGCAGGGCCGCCACTGACGGGCGCCGACAGCTTGCCTTCGGGGCTTACCACCCGCAGGGTGCCGGGCCGCTCGGTCACCAGGTAGCCTGTGTGGTCGGGCAGAAACGCCAGGGCCCAGGGGTGATGCAGGCCTTGCACCACCGGGGTGACGCTCAAGGGCCCCAATTCGCTTTTATAGGTCACAGCGCCCGCGGCGTGGGCCAACAGCGGGACGGCCAGCAAAGTAGCCAGCCAGGTAGCTCGAAACATGGGCGATTCCTTCCGTGGGCTTCAGTTGTTGTCCGCCGGGCGAGGCACCGGCGGGCTGGGTGCGACGGGCGCCGAGGGTGCAGGACGCAGGTTATTGCCATTGCCGATACGGCCGTTCTGCAGCGTGGGCGGCTGCGGGTTGACCTGGCGTTGCAGGTTCGGGGAGGTGGGCGTAACCGGGCGCGTGCCCTGCATGCTGTTGGGGTTGGCCCGGCGCACGGCGCTGTTGTACGGGTTGCCAGCGTCGGTGGCGGCGCTGGCGCTGGTGGCGACGGCCAGGAGCAGTGAGGCGAGCAGTAACGGGTAGCGGCGCATGGTGCAGTCCCCCGAGCGAAATACTGACGGTAGCTTCATTGGAACGGCTACCGGGGTGAGCGTTCGATGAAACCTGCGGCCATACGTAACATTTTGTGCCTCGACGGCCCTGCCGCCCCGCGAACCCTGGGGCCTGCGAACGGTCTCATGCTGCGCCGTCCATGACCAGAGAGTGCTTCCATGCCCCGATACCTGCTTGCTGCGTTGCGCCACTACCTGCTGCTGATGCTGCTGGTGGGCCTGAGCGCCTGCGCCCTGCTGCCGCCCCGCGACCCCATCAACATCAACGTGGTGGGCATCGAGCCCTTGCAGGGGCAGGACCTGGAAGTGCGGTTTGCCGTGAAGATCCGCCTGCAGAACCCCAACGAAGACAGCTACAGCTACAACGGGGTGGCCCTGAACCTGGACGTCAATGGCCGGCCGCTGGCCTCGGGGGTGAGCAATGAAAGCGGCACGCTGGCCCGCTTTTCGGAAACCATCGTCACCGTGCCCGTCAGCGTCACCGCGTTCAGCGTGCTGCGCCAGACCCTGGGCCTGAGCCAGACCCAGTCCCTGGACAACCTGCCCTATGAACTGCACGGCAAGTTGGCCAACGGCCTGTTCGGCACCGTGCGCTTCAGTGACCACGGCAACCTGTCGCTGGCGCCGGTGGCCGCCGGGCCGGCAAGCGCGCCAGACAGCAACCCCTACAAAAACACCCGCTGGCCCGCCACCCCGTGACAGGCCGGCATTCAGGGGCGGCTGAGCAAAGCCAGGCGCACCGCCAGCGCCATGAGCACCGTCGCCAGCCCCAGTGACTGGACCCTGGCCCAGCGCCCCTTGCTGGCCAGGCGACGGTGGATGGCGGCGCCGAACACCCCCAGCACCGAATGGAACACCGTGGCCGTCAGCGCCAGCATCACCCCCAGCTGAATCAATTGCCACCCCACCTGCCCCTGTTCCGGTCGCACGAACTGCGGCAGGAACACCATGAAGAACAACAGCGCCTTGGGGTTAAGCAGGCTATTGAGCGTCGCCGAGAACAGGATGCGCGCCAGCGGCAGCGAGTCGTCACTGTTCAATGCCCCCAGGCCGCCACCGCGCAGGGTCTTGAACGCCAGCCATAGCAGATACAACGCCCCCGCATAGCGAATCAGGTCGAACGATGGCGGCCAGCTGGCCACCAGTGCGGTCACCCCGGTCGCGGTCAGCACGGCCAGGCTGAGGTCGGCGATGGTAATGCCCGCGGCCGCCATCAACCCGCCCCGCCAGCCCCGGGCGATTGCCTGGCTGAGCACGAACGCCATGTTGGGGCCGGGTGACAGCAGTAATAGAATGACAGCCAGGAAAAAGACGGGAAGCGTGTCGAGCGAGACCATGGCGGGGGCGTCCGTGCGTGGCGAAAACGAGCGCACAGGATAGTCGCGGCAAACCGGGCCGTCCTGCAACAGCTGCGCGCGATTTCACCGGGTCAGTTGCCAGGACACGCGGCGTCACGCATTCCCCGCCCACACCGCTGGGCGACGTTGGGCCCAGGGCAGTGCCCGTTCCAACTGCCCCGCCAGCCCCAACAGCAATCCCTCATCCCCGAACCTGCCCATGAACTGCATGCCAATGGGCAAACCCGTCAGAGGGTCATGGGCAAGCGGCACCGACATGGCTGGCGCCCCCACGACATTGGCCAGCGCCGTGAACGGCGACTGGTTGAACACATGGTTCATCCAGCCCCACCCATCCAGTTGCTCCTGCTGTGCGTTGTAGGTGCCCAGCATCGGCGCCAGCCCCGGTAATGTGGGCGATAGCAGCACATCGTGAGCTTCAAGCAAACCACCGGCGTGGCGGGCGACGATGTTGCGCTCGTACAGTGCGCCCAGCAACTCGGTGGCCGACAGCGCCTTGCCTTGCCGGTACAGCGCCAGGGTCGCCGGTTCCAGGGTATGGGTATCAATGCTGCGCCCCGTCGCGGCGGCGATGGCATCGATCCAGGCTGCGGTGTTGGACGACCAGAAGC
It encodes the following:
- a CDS encoding DinB family protein, coding for MADLLSHHLLTMAYNNGWANHRLYKACLQLSQDEFLAPRSSFFPSIKATLNHTLTVDWFYLQALECEQAGEPPELDSQRFFDPEEPFDTCLALHREQAQADHRLIACCRLLKDDSLGRYVTILRPDRTQRDTRLRLLSHLFEHQIHHRGQVHAMLAETDIKPPQLDEFFCEGEAHLRAQDFAELGWTEAQVWSGQ
- a CDS encoding D-2-hydroxyacid dehydrogenase family protein is translated as MRIAVIDDWQDVASDVVDWAPLRALGQVDFLPDYPADNEALVARLLPYDVICVMRERTLFDAELIRGLSNLKLLATGGMRNAAIDLAAANALGVQVVGTESYKHAAPELTWALIMASTRNLLAEAASLQSGGWQIGLGGDLHGKTLGILGLGSIGEKVAKFGQAFGMKVIAWSENLTAERASSVGVTWVSKQELFAQADVLSVHLVLSERTRGLVDREALGWMKPRALLVNTARGPIVDEDALVEALKANRLGGAALDVFSVEPLPANHPFRTLPNVLATPHVGYVSANNYRVFYGQMIEDILAWHDGQPIRLLA
- a CDS encoding PQQ-dependent sugar dehydrogenase, with the translated sequence MFRATWLATLLAVPLLAHAAGAVTYKSELGPLSVTPVVQGLHHPWALAFLPDHTGYLVTERPGTLRVVSPEGKLSAPVSGGPAVWAHGQGGLLDVALSPQFREDRLVYLSFAEAGPDGKAGTAVGRGRLSDDLTHLDNFTVIFRQQPKLSTGEHFGSRLVFDRDGYLFIALGENNRRPTAQDLSKLQGKVVRLFPDGRVPDDNPFVGQKGARPEIWSYGHRNQQGAALNPWTGTLWTHEHGPRGGDEINVIERGQNYGWPRATHGIDYSGVPIAEAKGTSLAGVKDPVFFWPKSPAISGMAFYDADRFKAWQHDLFIGALSDQALIRLTFEGDKVNHEERLLGELKSRIRDVRQGPDGYLYVLTDADDGQLLRVGLQQPSH
- the zapE gene encoding cell division protein ZapE codes for the protein MLFPRSPQAAYEHALADRDFAPDPAQQRAVQALQACFEALQAGEPCQGLYLWGPVGRGKTWLMDLFHRCLTVPARRQHFHHFMAWVHQHLFQLNGTRDPLQALAAQLASEIRVLCFDEFFVTDIADALILGGLMSALFDAGVTVVATSNQPPAQLYADGFNRDRFLPAIAAIEAHMQVLAVDGEQDHRLHPGTTLQRYWVNEPEALAGAFVQLSGDQPASDEPIPVGYRQLPVVRASEHTLWCTYEQVCEQPWAAMDFMQLCDRFSAILLGEVPELGARQRPAKIARGTEDAAERVAAGDRELPQLSANDDGVRRFIALVDECYDRRVPLYIEARVALEGLYTQGYLSFPFRRTLSRLREMQLQRFS
- a CDS encoding LEA type 2 family protein; translation: MPRYLLAALRHYLLLMLLVGLSACALLPPRDPININVVGIEPLQGQDLEVRFAVKIRLQNPNEDSYSYNGVALNLDVNGRPLASGVSNESGTLARFSETIVTVPVSVTAFSVLRQTLGLSQTQSLDNLPYELHGKLANGLFGTVRFSDHGNLSLAPVAAGPASAPDSNPYKNTRWPATP
- a CDS encoding LysE family translocator, with amino-acid sequence MVSLDTLPVFFLAVILLLLSPGPNMAFVLSQAIARGWRGGLMAAAGITIADLSLAVLTATGVTALVASWPPSFDLIRYAGALYLLWLAFKTLRGGGLGALNSDDSLPLARILFSATLNSLLNPKALLFFMVFLPQFVRPEQGQVGWQLIQLGVMLALTATVFHSVLGVFGAAIHRRLASKGRWARVQSLGLATVLMALAVRLALLSRP